The following nucleotide sequence is from Barnesiella viscericola DSM 18177.
AACAAAAAAGGCGCCCGTAAAGAGCGCCATATTAATCGATTGTAATCAATTTAACTATTTGATAATCAATTATTTATTTACCGATGCAGAATTTGGAGAAGATGGTGCCGAGGATTTCGTCGGTCGAGATTTGGCCGGTGATTTCGCCCAGGTAGTGCATGCACTCGCGAATGTCTTGGGCGAGAAAGTCGCCCGAGAGGCCGGTTTGCAGGCCATCGAGGGTGCGCAGTATGGCGTCGTGGGCGTGTATGAGGGCTTCGTAGTGGCGGGCGTTGGTGACGATTACGTCATTCTCGCCGGCTTGGGGCAGGTTGACGGTGTCAACCAACATCGATTCGAGGGCGTCGACGTTCTGGTTGTGCGAGGCCGAGAGGAATGTCATTGCGGTGTCGGTCATCTCGCGGGTGAGGCGGTCGTACAGTTGGGTGAGTTGCTGCCGGGTGGCGTCGTCGATCTTGTCGACCTTGTTGAAGGCGATGATGAGGTGCTTGCCGTGACAGCGGGGGAGTATCTGCCGGGAGAGCTCCTCGACCTCTTGTGGGGCGTGAGTGGCGTCGATGAGCCAGATGACAATGCTGGCCTGGTCGAGCTTCTGGAAGGTGCGTTCGATACCCATGCTCTCGATGGTGTCGTGGGTTTCGCGTATGCCGGCGGTGTCGATGAAGCGGAAGGTGATGCCTTGCAGTACGACGGTGTCTTCGATGACGTCGCGGGTGGTGCCGTGAATGTCGGAGACGAGGGCGCGGTCTTCCTTGACCAGGCGGTTGAGTAGGGTTGACTTGCCGGCGTTGGTCTCGCCGATGATAGCGGTGGGAACGCCGTTTTTGATGGCGTTGCCGAGGCTGAACGAGTCGGAGAGGCGCTTGATGACGCGCTCGATTTCGCGGGCCAGTTCGGTGAGTTTCTGGCGGTCGGCAAATTCTACCTCTTCTTCGCTGAAATCGAGTTCGAGCTCGACAAGCGAGACGAAGGTGAGCAACTGTTCGCGCAGGCGGGCGAGTTCGCGGCTGAATCCGCCCCGCATCTGCTGGATAGCCAGTCGGTGCGATGCGGCCGAGGTGGAGGCGATGAGGTCGGCTACGGCTTCGGCTTGCGACAGGTCGAGTTTGCCGTTGGTGAAGGCCCGCCGGGTGAACTCGCCGGGGGTGGCCAGGCGGCAGCCTTGACGCAGCAGCAGGGCGATGATCTGTTGTTGTATGTAGGTAGAACCGTGGCACGAAATCTCTACGGTGTTTTCGCCGGTGAAGGAGTGGGGGGCAACGAAGAGGGTGGCGACGACGTCGTCGAGGGCGTGCCCCTTCTCGTCGGTGATGGAGCCGTAGTGTGCGGTATTGGCTTGGGCCTCGGCAAGCGGTTTGCCGTTGGGCGAGCGGAATATGCGGTCGGTGATGGTCACGGCTTCGGGGCCGCTGACGCGTATGACGGCGATGCCGCCGCGACCGGGTGCGGTGGAGACGGCGCAGATGGTATCTTGGGGCAGGGGGGTATTTAGTTGAGGTTCCATGTTTCGATCCATAAGTTACTTTCCATTGGGGTTTCTATGCTGTCGGGCAGATTGTAGAAGAAATCTATCCCGGTCAATTTTTCCACGCTGTCGATGGGGAGAGCCAGTGCTCGCAGGGAGGGTTGCTCGTCGTTGTTGTCGAAGAGGAAGGCGATGCCTCGCGGACGACTTGCATAGGGGGCGGCAACGACCTTGAAATAGCGTGAGGGAACGGCAATGCGGTGCCGCCCGATGGTCTTGGGCGTTTGGCTCACGATGGGACCGCAGGCAATGAGCAGGGCGCTGTCGCGTTGGGCCCATTCGCGCACCAGCTCTTCCAGCTCCTTCCAGCGGCCGCGGTTCAGCCCGGGAGCCTGAGGACAGATGTTGGAGAGCAGAAACGACTCTTCCATGGCCTGTTTGCTCCATTTCATGTCGGCGGCAGGCGCCATGTGCCCCCGGTCATACCCGCTGCGGGTGTAGTCGCGGGGGTCGGCAGGGGTGCCCTCTACGTCGGGGTCGCTCACAAATCGGTTGCTGCGCGAGGCCGAGCCTTGCAGTTCGCTGCGCACCAGTTCGTAGCACACCCAGTTGGGCAGCTTCCACTGTCGGTTGTACGAGGCCGTATAGCCCGTGCGGAGCAGCAGTTGCTCGGGGGTGCCGGCCGGCGTACGGGCCATCTCGGCCTTCTCGATGTGGTCGAGGGTCGAGGTGTGGCTGTTGCCGAAAACCGATCGCGCGTCGGCGTGTTGTATGAGGTACCACACCCCGCAGACGATGAGTATCAACATGAGCAGCGTTACCAGATTGTTGTTGCGTCGAGCCGACGATTTTTTCTTCTTTTTTTTCTTTTTAGCCATACAGCCACTTTTGAATGCGGTAGTGCAAATGTAAGAAAAAAATTTTTTACCTTTGTTCGTCTGTTGGACGAATCCGACGGACGGTTAACCCGAAAAGAAAAACCAATAAAACTATATACGATGAATTTAGTAGATCGTTTTCTCCATTATGTAAGTTTCGACACCCAGTCGGACGAGCTTACCAATATGACTCCTAGTACACCGGGGCAGATGGTGTTTGCCCAGGCGCTGGCCGAAGAGTTGAAGCAGATAGGACTTACCGAGGTGACCCTAGACGACAACGGCTATCTGATGGCCACGTTGCCGGCCAATGTCGACAAGAAGGTGCCGGTCATCGGCTTTATCGCACACCTCGACACGAGTCCCGACATGTCGGGGCGTCACGTATCGCCGCGCATCGTGAAGAATTACGGTGGGGCCGATATTGTGCTGTGTGCCGAAGAAGATGTGGTGCTGCGACCGGCCGATTTTCCCGAGCTGCTCCACTACATTGGACAGGACCTGATTGTGACCGACGGTAAGACGCTGCTGGGGGCCGACGACAAAGCCGGTGTGGCCGAGATTGTGACGGCCATGGAGTATCTGTTGGCTCACCCCGAGATCAAGCACGGCAAGATACGGGTTGCCTTCAATCCCGACGAGGAGATTGGCAAGGGGGCTCACAAGTTCGACGTGAAGGCATTTGGTGCCGAGTGGGCCTACACGATGGACGGCGGCGAGATTGGCGAGTTGGAGTATGAAAACTTCAACGCCGCGGTAGCTCGGGTCACCTTCAAGGGTCGCAACGTACACCCGGGCTATGCCAAGCACAAGATGATTAACTCGATACGTATTGCCAACCAATACGCCATCATGTTGCCCCGCTGGGAGACCCCCGAACACACCGAGGGTTACGAAGGCTTCTATCATCTCATTTCGTTTGAAGGAAGCGTCGAGAAAACGGTACTCACCTATATCATTCGCGACCACGACCGCGACCGTTTCGAGCGTCGCAAGAAAGAGCTCGAACACCTCACCCGCAAGATCAACAACGAGTTCCCCGGGTGCGCCAGCATCGAGATTACCGACCAGTATTACAACATGCGCGAGAAGGTAGAGCCGGTGATGCACATCGTCGACCTCGTCTCCGACGCCATGCGCGCCGTCGACGTGGTGCCCCAGGTGAAACCGGTGCGCGGCGGTACCGACGGAGCCCAGCTTTCGTTCAAGGGTCTGCCTTGCCCCAACATCTTTGCCGGCGGGCTCAACTTCCACGGGCGGTATGAGTTCGTGCCTATCCAGTCGATGGAGAAAGCCACCGAGGTGATTGTGCAAATCGCCCGCATGGCTGCCGAGAAATAATAACCGATTGTAATCCGACGAAGCAGACTGGGGCTCCCTTTGTGGCCACGCCTCTCTGTTTCGTCGGTTTTTTATCACCCTACGTCTTACATTATGGCAGGAACCCTACTTGTATTGACCGGTCCCACGGGGGTGGGTAAGACCGACCTCAGCCTGCAACTGGCCGAGCACTACGGTTGTCCCATCGTGTCGGCCGACAGCCGGCAGTTCTACCGCGACATACCCATCGGCACGGCGGCCCCCACGGCCAGTGAGTTGGCCCGGGTCAAGCACTATTTTGTGGGGCAGTTGGCGTTGACCGACTATTACAGTGCCTCGTGCTACGAGGAGGAGGTATTGCGCCTGCTCGACACGCTGTTTCAGACGCACGAATACGTCCTGCTCACCGGCGGCTCCATGATGTATATCGACGCCGTGTGCAAGGGTATCGACGAGATACCGACCATCACCGACGAGGTGCGTCGCGAGGTCCTGGCCGATTATCACCGGGTAGGACTCGATGCCCTGTGCGAGGAGTTGCGTGAGCTCGATCCCGTCTATTATGGCGAGGTCGACTTGAAGAATCACAAGCGGGTGATTCATGCTATTGAGATTTGCCGCCAGACGGGCGGCCGATATAGCGACCTGCGCACCCGGCAGGTGAAGCAACGCCCCTTCCGCATCGTGAAGATCGGGCTGATACGTCCGCGAGAAGAGCTGTTTGAGCGTATTGCCCGCCGCACCGATCAGATGATTGCCGACGGTTTGCTCGACGAAGCTCGTCGGGTCTATCCCCTTCGCCACCTCAATTCGCTCAACACCGTGGGGTATAAGGAGTTGTTTGCCTATTTCGACGGGACGATGACCCTCGACCAGGCCATCGAGAAGATTAAACGCAATACCCGGGTCTACTCCAAAAAGCAGGTCACCTGGTACAAGAAGGACCCCGACATGCACTGGTTCTCGCCCGACGACAAGGAGGCGATTATTGAGTATATCGACGGGGGAAGTAAATCGAATTTGTCTTTTTCTTTGGATTCCGCATCGGGTGCGGAATGACCGGAGTCTCCTCTTGGGGTACAGAATGACCGGGAGTCACCCCGCGCAGCGACACGGGGTCCAGATGAGAATCTCGTGGAGATAAGTTTTTCAGATAGTTTCCTTGGTATTTCTGGGATTCCGCACCAAGGTGCTGCATGACCGAACCCACGGCGTCGGTTGCGGTGTGGATCAGTCGCTTACCTTCTCTATAAAATATTCCTTCACCCCTTGATTGTAGCGCGAGAAAATTTCGCGGGCCTTTTGCAAGAATCCTTTCAGGTGAGGGCGTTGCGGGTGGTTCTGTACCTCCTGTTCGGCCGGTACGACTACGAAGGGATCGTGTGGCGTAACCGGGCGGCGGGTATAGACTAGCGTGTATTGGGCCGATTGCAGAGCAACCCGGTTCATGGCGTCGCGGGTAACGGTCACTTTGACCAGAGCGCCGCCCACGGTGTCGCGCGTCTTCATGTTGGAGATGAAATTCCCCAGCGAATAGACGACCAGTGCTCGTGGATTCCCCTGACCGTCATGGCGCAGCTCCATGGGTTGAATCACATGCGGG
It contains:
- the miaA gene encoding tRNA (adenosine(37)-N6)-dimethylallyltransferase MiaA, which produces MAGTLLVLTGPTGVGKTDLSLQLAEHYGCPIVSADSRQFYRDIPIGTAAPTASELARVKHYFVGQLALTDYYSASCYEEEVLRLLDTLFQTHEYVLLTGGSMMYIDAVCKGIDEIPTITDEVRREVLADYHRVGLDALCEELRELDPVYYGEVDLKNHKRVIHAIEICRQTGGRYSDLRTRQVKQRPFRIVKIGLIRPREELFERIARRTDQMIADGLLDEARRVYPLRHLNSLNTVGYKELFAYFDGTMTLDQAIEKIKRNTRVYSKKQVTWYKKDPDMHWFSPDDKEAIIEYIDGGSKSNLSFSLDSASGAE
- a CDS encoding DNA/RNA non-specific endonuclease, whose protein sequence is MAKKKKKKKKSSARRNNNLVTLLMLILIVCGVWYLIQHADARSVFGNSHTSTLDHIEKAEMARTPAGTPEQLLLRTGYTASYNRQWKLPNWVCYELVRSELQGSASRSNRFVSDPDVEGTPADPRDYTRSGYDRGHMAPAADMKWSKQAMEESFLLSNICPQAPGLNRGRWKELEELVREWAQRDSALLIACGPIVSQTPKTIGRHRIAVPSRYFKVVAAPYASRPRGIAFLFDNNDEQPSLRALALPIDSVEKLTGIDFFYNLPDSIETPMESNLWIETWNLN
- the pepT gene encoding peptidase T, with the translated sequence MNLVDRFLHYVSFDTQSDELTNMTPSTPGQMVFAQALAEELKQIGLTEVTLDDNGYLMATLPANVDKKVPVIGFIAHLDTSPDMSGRHVSPRIVKNYGGADIVLCAEEDVVLRPADFPELLHYIGQDLIVTDGKTLLGADDKAGVAEIVTAMEYLLAHPEIKHGKIRVAFNPDEEIGKGAHKFDVKAFGAEWAYTMDGGEIGELEYENFNAAVARVTFKGRNVHPGYAKHKMINSIRIANQYAIMLPRWETPEHTEGYEGFYHLISFEGSVEKTVLTYIIRDHDRDRFERRKKELEHLTRKINNEFPGCASIEITDQYYNMREKVEPVMHIVDLVSDAMRAVDVVPQVKPVRGGTDGAQLSFKGLPCPNIFAGGLNFHGRYEFVPIQSMEKATEVIVQIARMAAEK
- the mnmE gene encoding tRNA uridine-5-carboxymethylaminomethyl(34) synthesis GTPase MnmE, with amino-acid sequence MPQDTICAVSTAPGRGGIAVIRVSGPEAVTITDRIFRSPNGKPLAEAQANTAHYGSITDEKGHALDDVVATLFVAPHSFTGENTVEISCHGSTYIQQQIIALLLRQGCRLATPGEFTRRAFTNGKLDLSQAEAVADLIASTSAASHRLAIQQMRGGFSRELARLREQLLTFVSLVELELDFSEEEVEFADRQKLTELAREIERVIKRLSDSFSLGNAIKNGVPTAIIGETNAGKSTLLNRLVKEDRALVSDIHGTTRDVIEDTVVLQGITFRFIDTAGIRETHDTIESMGIERTFQKLDQASIVIWLIDATHAPQEVEELSRQILPRCHGKHLIIAFNKVDKIDDATRQQLTQLYDRLTREMTDTAMTFLSASHNQNVDALESMLVDTVNLPQAGENDVIVTNARHYEALIHAHDAILRTLDGLQTGLSGDFLAQDIRECMHYLGEITGQISTDEILGTIFSKFCIGK